In Acinetobacter sp. WCHAc010034, a genomic segment contains:
- a CDS encoding 3-oxoacid CoA-transferase subunit A — protein MIDKSTASLHEALSQIKDGSTVMIGGFGTAGQPAELIDGLIELGVKGLTIINNNAGNGDYGLAKLLKAGAVRKIICSFPRQSDSWVFDELYRAGKIELELVPQGNLACRIQAAGMGLGPIYTPTGFGTLLAEGKPMLHYEGKDFVLENPIKADFALIKAHQGDRWGNLVYNKSARNFGPIMAMAADVTIAQVSEVVELGALDPEHIITPGIFVQHVVAAGTKKLEQSA, from the coding sequence ATGATTGATAAAAGCACTGCTTCGCTGCACGAAGCGCTTTCACAGATTAAGGATGGCTCCACCGTCATGATTGGCGGCTTCGGCACGGCAGGCCAGCCTGCAGAACTGATTGACGGGCTGATTGAGCTGGGTGTCAAAGGCCTGACCATCATCAACAACAATGCCGGCAACGGCGATTACGGCTTGGCCAAGCTGCTGAAAGCCGGCGCCGTGCGCAAAATTATCTGCTCCTTCCCGCGCCAGTCAGATTCCTGGGTTTTTGATGAGCTGTACCGCGCCGGAAAAATTGAACTGGAACTGGTGCCGCAGGGCAATCTGGCCTGCCGCATTCAGGCCGCCGGCATGGGCTTGGGGCCAATCTATACCCCGACCGGCTTCGGCACGCTGCTGGCGGAAGGCAAGCCGATGCTGCACTACGAAGGCAAAGACTTTGTGCTGGAAAATCCCATCAAAGCAGACTTTGCCTTAATCAAGGCGCATCAGGGCGACCGCTGGGGCAACTTGGTTTACAACAAATCGGCGCGCAACTTCGGCCCGATTATGGCCATGGCAGCCGATGTCACTATTGCCCAAGTTTCTGAAGTAGTCGAGCTGGGCGCTTTAGATCCGGAGCACATCATTACTCCAGGGATTTTTGTACAGCATGTGGTTGCTGCCGGTACAAAAAAACTTGAGCAATCCGCTTAA
- a CDS encoding 3-oxoacid CoA-transferase subunit B, producing the protein MSYTKLSRDQIAERVAQDIPDGAYVNLGIGLPTKISSYLPADKDVFLHSENGLLAFGPPPAAGEEDPELINAGKEYVTLLQGGSFFHHGDSFAMMRGGHLDICVLGAFQVAENGDLANWHTGAPDAVPAVGGAMDLAVGAKKVFVTTDHVTKKGEPKIVEALTYPATGLKCVDRIYTDLCVIDVSPDGMKVIEKVDGLSFAELQALTGAKLTDATQG; encoded by the coding sequence ATGAGTTATACCAAATTAAGCCGTGATCAAATTGCTGAGCGTGTTGCACAAGATATTCCAGACGGCGCCTATGTGAACCTCGGCATTGGCCTGCCGACTAAAATTTCCAGCTACCTGCCTGCAGACAAAGACGTATTTCTGCACTCTGAAAATGGCCTTCTGGCTTTCGGCCCGCCGCCGGCCGCAGGCGAAGAGGATCCGGAACTGATTAATGCAGGCAAAGAATATGTGACCCTGCTTCAAGGCGGCAGTTTTTTCCATCACGGCGATTCATTTGCGATGATGCGCGGCGGCCATTTGGATATCTGCGTACTGGGCGCATTTCAGGTGGCTGAAAACGGCGACTTGGCCAACTGGCATACCGGCGCGCCGGATGCGGTTCCTGCGGTCGGCGGCGCGATGGACTTAGCAGTCGGCGCCAAAAAAGTCTTTGTCACCACCGACCACGTCACTAAAAAAGGCGAGCCGAAAATTGTGGAGGCACTGACTTATCCCGCGACCGGCCTGAAGTGCGTAGACCGCATTTACACCGACCTGTGCGTGATTGATGTCAGCCCGGATGGCATGAAAGTGATTGAAAAGGTGGATGGGCTGAGCTTTGCTGAACTGCAGGCTTTGACCGGCGCGAAGCTGACGGATGCAACGCAGGGCTGA
- the pcaF gene encoding 3-oxoadipyl-CoA thiolase: MKNAYIIDAVRTPFGRYAGGLAPVRADDLGAVPIRALMERNPAVDWQQADDVIYGCANQAGEDNRNVGRMSALLAGLPHQVPATTVNRLCGSSLDAVAMAARAIKAGEAHLIIAGGVESMSRAPLVMGKSETAYGRSQKLEDTTMGWRFINPKLKEIYGVETMPQTAENVAEQFGISRADQDKFALESQKRTAAAQQQSFFAKEIIPVAIPQRKGEAVIVDADEHPRASTTAEGLAKLKPVVKADGTVTAGNASGINDGAAALLIASDEAVEKYGLKARAKIVGAAAVGVEPRIMGFGPAPAIKKLLQQTGLTLEQMEVIELNEAFAAQALAVTRDLGLPDNAAHVNPNGGAIAIGHPLGASGARLVTTALNQLELIQGRYALCSMCIGVGQGIALIIERV; the protein is encoded by the coding sequence ATGAAAAACGCATACATCATTGACGCTGTCCGCACCCCTTTCGGACGCTACGCCGGCGGCTTGGCGCCTGTGCGCGCAGACGACTTGGGCGCTGTTCCGATCCGGGCCTTAATGGAGCGCAATCCGGCTGTGGACTGGCAACAGGCCGATGACGTGATTTACGGCTGCGCCAATCAGGCCGGCGAAGACAACCGCAATGTCGGGCGCATGTCCGCGCTGCTGGCGGGCCTGCCGCATCAGGTGCCGGCAACCACAGTGAACCGGCTCTGCGGTTCATCGCTGGACGCGGTGGCAATGGCTGCCCGCGCGATTAAAGCCGGCGAAGCGCATCTGATTATTGCCGGCGGCGTAGAGTCAATGTCGCGCGCGCCGCTGGTCATGGGCAAGTCTGAAACCGCCTACGGCCGCAGCCAGAAGCTTGAAGACACTACCATGGGCTGGCGCTTCATCAACCCGAAACTGAAAGAAATTTACGGCGTGGAAACCATGCCGCAGACTGCGGAAAATGTGGCGGAACAGTTTGGCATCAGCCGCGCAGATCAGGACAAATTCGCCTTAGAAAGCCAAAAACGCACGGCGGCGGCGCAGCAGCAGAGTTTCTTCGCCAAGGAAATCATCCCTGTGGCAATTCCGCAGCGCAAAGGCGAAGCGGTTATTGTAGATGCAGATGAGCATCCGCGCGCATCCACCACGGCAGAAGGCTTGGCGAAGCTCAAGCCCGTAGTCAAGGCGGACGGCACCGTTACTGCAGGCAATGCTTCGGGCATCAATGACGGCGCGGCTGCCCTGCTGATTGCCTCAGATGAAGCGGTGGAAAAGTACGGCCTGAAAGCCCGCGCCAAAATTGTCGGCGCCGCTGCTGTCGGCGTGGAGCCGCGCATCATGGGCTTTGGCCCTGCGCCGGCAATCAAAAAACTGCTGCAGCAAACAGGCCTAACTTTAGAGCAGATGGAGGTGATTGAGCTGAATGAAGCCTTTGCAGCGCAGGCGCTGGCAGTCACCCGCGACTTGGGCCTGCCGGACAACGCTGCGCATGTGAATCCGAATGGCGGCGCGATTGCCATTGGCCACCCGCTGGGCGCATCCGGCGCGCGTCTGGTGACAACCGCGCTGAATCAGCTGGAACTGATTCAAGGCCGCTATGCGCTGTGCTCCATGTGCATTGGCGTTGGCCAAGGCATTGCCCTGATTATTGAGCGTGTCTAA
- the pcaD gene encoding 3-oxoadipate enol-lactonase: MPKFTSNDAEINYQTFGDSAKPALVFSNSLGTKFSMWQPQIDFFQKDFFVVCYDTRGHGHSSAPKGPYSLDALGLDVIHLLDHLNIQKASFCGISMGGLTGQWLAIHHPERFNRAIVCNTAAKIGQEQAWNERAALVRQQGLQPIAETAASRWFTEPFIQSQSAIVQSLSNDLGAGSPEGYASCCEALAKADLRQLLQDITVPMLVVAGQKDPVTTVSDAQYIVNHVRSSALFEIKASHISNLEQPKAFNQAVSSFLQQ; encoded by the coding sequence ATGCCAAAATTTACATCGAATGATGCCGAAATCAACTACCAGACTTTCGGCGACAGCGCCAAACCGGCCTTAGTCTTTTCCAATTCATTGGGGACGAAATTCAGCATGTGGCAGCCGCAAATTGATTTTTTTCAGAAAGATTTTTTTGTGGTCTGCTACGACACCCGCGGACACGGCCATTCATCTGCGCCCAAAGGCCCTTACAGCCTTGATGCATTGGGCCTGGATGTGATTCATCTGCTGGATCATTTGAATATTCAGAAAGCCAGCTTCTGCGGCATTTCTATGGGCGGATTGACTGGCCAATGGCTGGCCATTCATCACCCGGAACGCTTTAACCGCGCGATTGTCTGCAATACTGCAGCTAAAATTGGCCAAGAACAGGCTTGGAATGAGCGGGCTGCCCTTGTCCGCCAGCAAGGCCTGCAGCCGATTGCAGAAACCGCAGCTTCGCGCTGGTTTACCGAGCCCTTTATCCAAAGCCAATCAGCAATTGTGCAATCTTTGAGTAACGACTTAGGTGCTGGCAGCCCTGAAGGTTATGCAAGCTGCTGTGAGGCTTTGGCTAAAGCGGATTTACGCCAGCTGCTGCAGGATATTACCGTGCCGATGCTGGTGGTTGCCGGGCAAAAAGACCCGGTCACCACTGTTTCAGACGCGCAGTATATTGTGAACCATGTGCGCAGCAGCGCACTTTTTGAAATTAAGGCTTCGCATATTTCCAATTTGGAACAGCCTAAAGCATTCAATCAGGCCGTATCCAGCTTTCTTCAACAGTAA
- a CDS encoding CaiB/BaiF CoA transferase family protein, with protein sequence MGALQGIRVLDLSRVLAGPWCGQTLADLGAEVIKIERPKFGDDTRMWGPPWMPDRQGNATRESGYFQCANRSKYSVAVDISSAEGQALVQEIAKTADVVIENYKAGSLAKYGLDYASLSALNPNLVYCSITGFGQDGPRAAEPGYDFIIQGMSGLMSITGEADDAGGGAQKVGVAVADIQTGLYAVIAIQAALLARLRTGRGQHIDLSLLDVQVAALANQGMNYLTAGAAPQRMGNKHPNIVPYQTFKAQDQEFIIACGNDKQFKDLCIAIGYPELLENPNYLRNQDRVKHRNQLIPLLSEYFLQRTAKEWVAAIHAVKVPVGVINSVEEALAEPQIQHRNMLVNIPHALNENFKIIGSPIKLSDTPVEYRHAPPQLGEHTAQVLSEFKTAEELMLLKEKGVIDGLLA encoded by the coding sequence ATGGGTGCATTGCAGGGAATTCGGGTGCTGGATTTAAGCCGTGTTCTGGCTGGGCCTTGGTGCGGCCAGACTCTGGCCGATCTTGGCGCCGAAGTGATTAAAATTGAACGGCCAAAATTCGGCGATGATACCCGCATGTGGGGGCCGCCCTGGATGCCTGACCGGCAGGGCAATGCCACGCGGGAATCGGGCTATTTTCAGTGCGCCAACCGCAGCAAATATTCAGTAGCGGTTGATATTTCCAGCGCGGAAGGCCAAGCCTTGGTGCAGGAGATTGCCAAAACTGCAGATGTGGTGATTGAAAACTATAAGGCGGGATCGCTGGCCAAATATGGCCTGGACTATGCATCGCTGAGCGCACTGAATCCGAACCTGGTGTACTGCTCGATTACCGGCTTTGGCCAAGACGGCCCGCGCGCGGCGGAGCCGGGCTATGACTTTATTATTCAAGGCATGTCAGGCTTGATGAGCATTACAGGTGAAGCGGATGACGCAGGCGGCGGCGCGCAAAAAGTTGGCGTGGCCGTGGCGGATATTCAAACTGGGCTGTATGCGGTTATTGCCATTCAAGCTGCTTTGCTGGCGCGCCTGCGCACAGGCCGCGGGCAGCATATTGATCTGTCGCTGCTGGATGTGCAGGTGGCTGCGCTGGCCAATCAGGGCATGAACTATTTAACGGCTGGCGCTGCGCCTCAGCGCATGGGCAATAAGCATCCGAATATTGTGCCGTATCAAACCTTTAAAGCGCAAGATCAGGAATTTATCATCGCCTGCGGCAACGATAAGCAGTTTAAAGACCTGTGCATTGCCATTGGCTATCCAGAACTGCTGGAAAATCCCAATTATCTGCGCAATCAGGACCGGGTAAAGCACCGCAATCAGCTGATTCCTTTGCTGTCTGAATATTTCCTGCAGAGAACCGCCAAAGAATGGGTGGCGGCGATTCATGCCGTGAAAGTGCCTGTAGGCGTGATCAATTCGGTTGAAGAGGCGCTGGCTGAACCGCAAATTCAGCACCGCAATATGCTGGTGAATATTCCGCATGCGCTGAATGAAAACTTTAAAATAATTGGCTCTCCCATCAAGCTGTCAGATACGCCTGTGGAATATAGGCATGCGCCGCCGCAGCTGGGCGAACACACCGCGCAAGTTTTATCTGAGTTTAAAACAGCGGAAGAATTAATGCTGCTGAAGGAAAAGGGTGTGATTGACGGGTTGCTTGCTTGA
- a CDS encoding acyl-CoA dehydrogenase: MNQMAKTQKAKMQFNWKDPLLLELQLTAEERMIRDAAQAYCQEKLQPRVLEQFRHEKTDASIFREMGELGLLGPTIPEQYGGAGLNYVSYGLVAREIEYVDSGYRSMASVQSSLVMVPIHEFGSAQQKQKYLPKLATGEYIGCFGLTEPDHGSDPGSMISRAKKVAGGYRLSGAKMWITNSPIADVFVVWAKEVSAEGNVGEIRGFILEKGWEGLSAPAIHGKVGLRASITGEIVMDNVFVPEENAFPEIRGLKGPFTCLNSARYGIAWGAMGAAEFCWHTAHQYTMDRKQFGRPLAANQLVQKKLADMQTEIALGLQAALRFGRMKDEGIASVEGTSLIKRNNCGKALDIARAARDMLGGNGISDEFGVARHLVNLEVVNTYEGTHDVHALILGRAQTGIAAFCN; encoded by the coding sequence ATGAATCAAATGGCCAAGACCCAAAAAGCAAAAATGCAATTCAACTGGAAAGACCCGCTGCTGCTGGAGCTGCAGCTGACTGCGGAAGAGCGCATGATCCGCGATGCTGCGCAGGCCTACTGTCAGGAAAAGCTGCAGCCGCGCGTGCTGGAACAGTTCCGCCATGAAAAAACCGATGCCTCTATTTTCCGTGAAATGGGCGAGCTGGGCTTACTGGGGCCAACCATTCCGGAGCAGTACGGCGGCGCCGGCTTGAACTATGTCAGCTATGGCCTGGTGGCGCGTGAAATTGAATATGTAGACTCCGGCTACCGCTCTATGGCCAGCGTGCAAAGCTCTTTGGTGATGGTGCCGATTCATGAATTCGGTTCAGCGCAGCAGAAGCAGAAATATCTGCCGAAGCTGGCTACAGGCGAATATATCGGCTGTTTTGGCCTGACCGAGCCTGACCACGGTTCTGACCCGGGCAGCATGATCAGCCGCGCCAAGAAAGTCGCTGGCGGCTACCGCTTAAGCGGCGCAAAAATGTGGATTACCAACAGCCCAATTGCCGATGTTTTTGTAGTCTGGGCCAAGGAGGTTTCCGCTGAGGGCAATGTCGGCGAAATCCGCGGCTTTATTCTGGAAAAAGGCTGGGAAGGCCTGTCTGCGCCGGCAATTCACGGCAAAGTCGGGCTGCGCGCGTCCATTACCGGTGAAATTGTCATGGACAATGTTTTTGTGCCTGAAGAAAACGCTTTCCCTGAAATCCGCGGCTTGAAAGGCCCATTCACCTGCCTGAACAGCGCGCGCTACGGCATTGCATGGGGCGCGATGGGGGCGGCTGAGTTCTGCTGGCACACCGCGCATCAATACACTATGGACCGCAAGCAGTTTGGCCGGCCTTTGGCAGCCAATCAGCTGGTGCAGAAAAAGCTGGCCGATATGCAGACCGAAATTGCGCTGGGCCTGCAGGCAGCGCTGCGTTTTGGCCGGATGAAGGATGAGGGCATTGCTTCAGTTGAAGGCACTTCGCTGATTAAGCGCAACAACTGCGGCAAGGCGCTGGACATTGCCCGCGCAGCCCGCGACATGCTGGGCGGCAACGGCATCAGCGATGAATTCGGCGTAGCGCGCCATCTGGTCAACCTTGAAGTGGTCAATACCTATGAGGGCACGCATGATGTGCATGCACTGATTTTAGGCCGCGCGCAAACCGGCATCGCCGCATTTTGTAATTAA
- a CDS encoding LysR substrate-binding domain-containing protein, which yields MRRNIPSLQSLSCFESAAKHCSYTHAAQELFITQSAVSRQIQQLEEFLGVSLFSRTRHGVELTEAGRQYAKGVKPYLLGLEKCTSDLMTHKGLGGTLKLGVVPTFATRWLLPKLHRLNAQHPEITVHLETSTKPFLFHDTVFDAAIFAGTQQKIDHWPGTQAHYLMDEETVPVCSPQLIESRFPNAPMTNPYSYNLSDDELLSLPLLQQTTRPGIWQEWFQAHQMQHPKPFDGQRHELFSMLAVAASHGMGMALIPQMLIESELQKKELVIASGKKLQGSRKYYLVHSSQDTSALIQKFIGWVQQELQAPKNAVQAGRDSLEQ from the coding sequence ATGAGGCGCAATATTCCTTCGCTGCAAAGCCTGAGCTGCTTTGAATCCGCCGCCAAGCATTGCAGCTATACCCATGCCGCGCAGGAACTGTTCATTACCCAAAGCGCTGTTTCGCGCCAGATTCAGCAGCTGGAAGAATTCCTTGGCGTCAGCCTGTTCAGCCGCACGCGGCATGGCGTAGAGTTGACCGAAGCCGGCAGGCAGTATGCCAAAGGCGTAAAGCCTTACCTTTTGGGGCTGGAAAAATGCACCTCAGACCTCATGACGCATAAAGGCCTAGGCGGCACGCTGAAGCTTGGCGTGGTGCCGACTTTTGCCACGCGCTGGCTGCTGCCGAAACTGCACCGGCTGAATGCGCAGCATCCTGAAATTACCGTGCATTTGGAAACCAGCACCAAGCCGTTTTTATTCCATGACACTGTTTTTGATGCAGCGATTTTTGCCGGAACGCAGCAGAAGATTGACCATTGGCCGGGCACGCAGGCGCACTATCTGATGGATGAAGAAACCGTTCCGGTCTGCTCGCCTCAGCTGATTGAAAGCCGCTTTCCCAATGCGCCCATGACCAACCCATACAGCTATAATTTAAGCGATGATGAACTGCTGAGCCTGCCGCTGCTGCAGCAGACCACGCGCCCCGGCATTTGGCAGGAATGGTTTCAGGCGCATCAGATGCAGCATCCCAAGCCATTTGACGGCCAGCGCCATGAACTGTTTTCCATGCTGGCTGTGGCTGCCAGCCACGGCATGGGCATGGCTCTGATTCCGCAGATGCTGATTGAATCTGAACTGCAGAAAAAGGAACTGGTGATTGCTTCCGGCAAAAAGCTGCAAGGCAGCCGGAAATACTATCTGGTGCATTCCAGCCAGGATACTTCAGCGCTGATTCAGAAATTTATCGGCTGGGTGCAGCAGGAACTGCAGGCGCCAAAGAACGCCGTTCAGGCTGGGCGAGACTCTTTAGAACAATAA
- a CDS encoding SIR2 family NAD-dependent protein deacylase — translation MKTKPKLVVFSGAGMSAESGIQTFRGSDGLWEQHRIEDVATPEAWARNPEMVQRFYNQRRQNILNASPNLAHQLIAQLENRYDVQIITQNIDDLHERAGSSSVLHLHGNIRLAKSSGPNAQYTAEFYPIQWAALDLEKDKCPAGYPLRPHVVWFGEAVPAYAEASALAQQAEIFIVIGTSLAVYPVAGLVHEIPPACQAYYIDPKADYARVPKQYRLIQQTAAQGMLILFDRLMA, via the coding sequence ATGAAAACCAAGCCTAAACTTGTAGTTTTTTCAGGCGCAGGCATGAGCGCTGAAAGCGGCATCCAAACCTTCCGCGGCAGTGACGGCCTTTGGGAGCAGCACCGCATTGAAGATGTCGCCACGCCTGAAGCCTGGGCGCGCAACCCTGAAATGGTGCAGCGCTTTTACAATCAGCGCCGGCAAAACATTTTAAATGCCTCGCCGAATTTGGCGCATCAGCTGATCGCCCAGCTGGAAAACCGCTACGATGTGCAGATCATCACGCAGAATATTGATGACCTGCATGAACGCGCCGGCAGCTCAAGCGTTCTGCATCTGCATGGCAATATCCGCCTAGCCAAAAGTTCCGGGCCAAATGCGCAGTACACCGCGGAATTTTATCCTATTCAATGGGCTGCGCTGGATTTGGAAAAAGACAAATGCCCTGCCGGCTATCCGCTGCGCCCGCATGTGGTCTGGTTCGGTGAAGCTGTGCCGGCCTATGCAGAGGCCAGCGCTTTGGCGCAGCAGGCGGAAATTTTCATTGTGATTGGCACCAGCTTGGCGGTTTACCCTGTTGCAGGACTGGTGCATGAAATTCCGCCGGCCTGCCAAGCCTATTATATTGACCCCAAAGCAGACTATGCGCGCGTGCCGAAGCAGTACCGGCTGATTCAGCAGACTGCAGCACAGGGCATGCTGATTCTTTTCGACCGGCTGATGGCCTGA
- a CDS encoding esterase/lipase family protein produces MKQPIEKSARKTLLMLLCAGFISGCQLVKLQPHQLSASLADKTDNILTNHQLSQASRSLLLIHETPDSCLSHVEACVGALQTSALDSEQVYAAASELYLARAIAADRAKACSGNSKHAPAHPESGKIKACLDQQLEDFNKALRYSYVYLFKTEHAPEARVFDLRQGQVRTFYNLALSRLITSSYARFNYAAFPESLALGSARYNFDFTHYPAIQQAQIEQLKSSYNLNFSGFYSINRQEGLGSEFVLVKKPPAHAFSAQFILDPEQHYRNMPNPNIHEARYLSVSAIASPENPALNAEQILSDETPLTIRLFDPYSNKTAQVNGTAYTLTANYSVPYGLWLSENKLGKSGYLTLLNREQNLHMPHLFMLEPYQPDKKIIVMIHGLASSPETWISLTNNIMGDEVLREHYQVWQVFYSTNMPIFESRFQINALLKQAFAKADPGSVSAQNAVLIGHSMGGIISRLLVSDADISAQAIPLMNYEQNIQLQRNPVIRERFIFKPLPQVSRAIFIAAPHRGTAYADRWFTNVAKKLVVLPKSFFSYVNVQVPNLKSSSAGLVRSGPEDLEL; encoded by the coding sequence ATGAAACAGCCTATTGAAAAGTCTGCAAGGAAAACCCTGTTGATGCTGCTATGCGCGGGATTCATTTCCGGCTGCCAATTGGTAAAATTACAGCCGCATCAGCTCAGCGCCTCGCTTGCAGATAAAACGGATAATATTTTAACCAATCATCAGCTCAGCCAAGCCAGCCGCAGCCTGCTGCTGATTCATGAAACGCCGGACTCGTGCTTAAGCCATGTCGAAGCCTGTGTAGGCGCACTGCAGACCAGCGCCTTAGACAGCGAACAGGTTTATGCGGCAGCCAGCGAATTATATTTGGCCAGAGCCATCGCTGCCGACCGCGCCAAGGCCTGCAGCGGAAATTCAAAGCATGCCCCTGCCCATCCCGAATCCGGCAAAATAAAAGCCTGCTTAGATCAGCAGCTGGAAGATTTCAACAAGGCGCTGCGCTACAGCTATGTTTATCTTTTTAAAACTGAACATGCGCCAGAAGCGCGGGTCTTCGACCTGCGCCAAGGCCAAGTGCGGACCTTTTATAATTTGGCGCTTTCCCGCCTGATTACGTCGTCGTATGCGCGCTTTAATTACGCGGCCTTCCCTGAATCCTTAGCGCTGGGTTCTGCGCGCTATAATTTTGATTTTACGCATTATCCAGCCATTCAGCAGGCGCAGATTGAGCAGCTGAAATCCAGTTACAACCTGAATTTTTCAGGATTTTACAGCATCAACCGCCAGGAAGGCTTAGGCTCCGAATTTGTTTTGGTCAAAAAGCCGCCTGCACATGCCTTCAGCGCGCAGTTTATTTTAGATCCGGAGCAGCATTACCGGAACATGCCTAATCCGAACATTCATGAAGCGCGCTATCTGTCGGTCAGCGCAATTGCATCGCCTGAAAACCCGGCGCTAAACGCTGAGCAGATCCTATCGGATGAAACGCCGCTCACCATCCGGCTGTTTGATCCCTACAGCAATAAAACCGCACAGGTCAATGGCACGGCCTATACGCTGACAGCCAATTATTCCGTGCCTTACGGCTTGTGGCTGTCTGAAAATAAGCTGGGCAAGTCTGGCTACTTAACCCTGCTGAACCGCGAGCAGAATCTGCACATGCCACACCTGTTCATGCTGGAGCCGTATCAGCCCGATAAAAAAATTATTGTGATGATTCACGGCCTGGCCAGCAGCCCGGAAACCTGGATTTCACTGACCAACAATATTATGGGCGATGAAGTGCTCCGGGAGCATTACCAAGTATGGCAGGTGTTTTACTCGACCAATATGCCGATTTTTGAAAGCCGCTTTCAGATTAATGCCCTGCTGAAGCAGGCTTTCGCCAAGGCCGATCCGGGTTCTGTCTCGGCTCAAAATGCGGTGCTGATTGGACACAGCATGGGCGGCATTATCAGCCGCCTGCTGGTCAGCGATGCGGACATCTCGGCGCAAGCCATCCCGCTGATGAACTATGAACAGAATATTCAGCTGCAGCGCAATCCGGTCATCCGTGAGCGTTTTATTTTCAAGCCTCTGCCGCAGGTCAGCCGCGCAATTTTTATTGCTGCCCCGCACCGCGGCACTGCATACGCCGACCGCTGGTTTACCAATGTGGCCAAAAAACTGGTGGTTCTGCCAAAGAGCTTTTTCTCTTATGTCAATGTGCAGGTTCCGAATTTAAAAAGTTCATCTGCCGGCCTAGTCCGCTCCGGCCCTGAAGATTTAGAGCTATAG
- a CDS encoding IS256 family transposase, with amino-acid sequence MTNITLNVLSQPDETGTDVLTALLRNGARQLIAQAVEVELQQLLQAHEELRLPDGRKAVVRNGYLPERSIQTGIGDVDIKVPKVRDRSGSGIRFTSALLPPYLKRARSVEELLPWLYLKGISTGDYQEALAALLGENAKGLSANTISRLKERWIDEHREWRQRDLSDKRYAYLWVDGIYSNVRLDDRLCLLVVMGVTEHGRKELIAVEEGYRESEASWLELLNGLVARGLTTCPKLAIADGALGFWKALSKVYPQTKQQRCWVHKTANVLNKLPKAVQPKVKEALHDIWMAETREKAHKAFDIALERFTAKYPRAMECLAKDRESMLAFYDFPAEHWVSIRTTNPIESAFATVRLRTSKTRNCGSRNTTLAMVYKLLQSAQKRWNRLKGFQLLTLVVNNVKFQDGEQVMEQSDRKTA; translated from the coding sequence ATGACAAATATTACCCTGAATGTTCTTTCACAACCAGATGAAACTGGCACTGATGTGCTAACTGCTTTATTGCGTAATGGTGCTCGTCAGCTCATTGCGCAAGCAGTTGAAGTAGAGCTGCAGCAACTGCTGCAAGCTCATGAAGAACTGCGTTTACCCGATGGCCGCAAAGCTGTGGTGCGTAACGGCTATTTGCCTGAGCGCAGCATCCAAACGGGCATTGGCGATGTTGATATCAAGGTGCCAAAAGTGCGTGATCGTAGCGGCTCTGGTATTCGTTTTACCAGCGCACTGCTACCGCCATACCTCAAGCGTGCCCGCAGCGTTGAAGAGTTATTACCGTGGCTGTATCTCAAAGGTATTTCCACTGGAGACTACCAAGAAGCCCTTGCAGCCTTGCTGGGTGAGAATGCCAAAGGTCTGTCAGCTAACACCATTTCCAGGCTCAAGGAACGCTGGATTGATGAGCACCGAGAGTGGCGACAGCGCGATTTGAGTGACAAGCGCTACGCGTACCTTTGGGTTGACGGTATTTACAGCAACGTCCGCCTCGATGACCGTTTGTGCTTGCTGGTGGTGATGGGCGTGACAGAGCATGGTCGCAAGGAGCTGATTGCCGTTGAGGAAGGCTATCGCGAGTCTGAAGCCAGCTGGCTTGAGCTGCTGAATGGCCTGGTTGCGCGTGGGCTTACGACCTGCCCAAAGCTGGCAATAGCTGACGGCGCCTTGGGCTTCTGGAAAGCCCTGAGTAAGGTCTATCCGCAGACCAAACAACAACGCTGTTGGGTGCATAAAACGGCCAATGTGCTCAACAAACTGCCCAAAGCAGTACAGCCCAAAGTAAAAGAAGCACTGCATGATATCTGGATGGCAGAGACGCGTGAGAAGGCTCATAAAGCCTTTGATATAGCGCTGGAAAGGTTTACTGCTAAGTACCCACGCGCAATGGAATGCTTAGCTAAAGACCGTGAGAGCATGTTGGCTTTCTACGATTTTCCAGCAGAACATTGGGTGAGTATACGCACCACCAACCCAATTGAATCTGCCTTCGCTACAGTACGTTTAAGAACCAGCAAAACCCGCAATTGCGGTTCAAGAAACACAACCCTAGCAATGGTTTATAAATTGCTGCAATCAGCGCAGAAGCGCTGGAACCGCCTGAAAGGATTTCAACTGCTAACCCTCGTGGTCAATAACGTTAAATTCCAAGACGGCGAACAAGTAATGGAGCAATCAGACAGGAAAACCGCCTGA